One Streptomyces sp. RPA4-2 genomic window carries:
- a CDS encoding FtsW/RodA/SpoVE family cell cycle protein: MPGSDETTGPTGTAGTAGTTGTAVVADPPPPVPSARLARRRGIEFTLIVVAVLLSVYGYCAVGLARHGTVPPGAAGYGAGLGVLALLAHVAVRLRAPYADPLLLPIAVLLNGLGLVLIYRLDLETPDDPAAPIQLIWSTLGVALFIVVVFFLRDHRVLQRYTYVSVVTALALLLLPILFPAVNGARIWIRIAGFSIQPGEFAKVLLAVFFAGYLAANRNALTHAGRPVLGFIRLQLPTGRVLGPIVTVWLLSVLVLILERDLGTSLLFFGLFVILLYIATGRTGWIAVGLLLACAGAMAVGRLEPHVHGRVQDWLHPFASIDAGLGPNQLAQSLFAFAAGGMLGTGLGLGHSILIGFAAKSDFILATAGEELGLSGLSAIFLLYALLVERGYRAGLALRDPFGRLLAIGLASIVALQVFVIAGGVTGLIPLTGMAMPFLAQGGSSVVTNWIIVALLIRISDSARSQYDGTAAP; the protein is encoded by the coding sequence ATGCCCGGTTCGGACGAAACGACCGGACCGACCGGAACAGCCGGAACGGCCGGAACTACCGGAACGGCCGTGGTGGCGGACCCACCCCCACCCGTCCCCTCCGCACGTCTCGCCAGGCGCCGCGGCATCGAGTTCACCCTCATCGTCGTCGCCGTGCTGCTCTCCGTGTACGGCTACTGCGCCGTCGGACTCGCCCGGCACGGCACCGTCCCGCCCGGCGCCGCCGGTTACGGCGCGGGGCTCGGCGTGCTGGCGCTCCTCGCGCACGTCGCGGTGCGGCTGCGGGCGCCGTACGCCGATCCGCTGCTGCTGCCGATCGCCGTCCTCCTCAACGGCCTCGGCCTGGTGCTGATCTACCGTCTCGACCTGGAGACCCCCGACGACCCGGCCGCCCCGATCCAGCTCATCTGGTCGACCCTCGGTGTCGCGCTGTTCATCGTGGTCGTGTTCTTCCTGCGCGACCACCGCGTCCTGCAGCGCTACACCTACGTCTCGGTCGTCACCGCGCTCGCGCTGCTGCTCCTGCCGATCCTCTTCCCCGCCGTGAACGGCGCCCGGATCTGGATCCGGATCGCCGGATTCTCCATCCAGCCGGGCGAGTTCGCGAAGGTGCTCCTCGCGGTCTTCTTCGCCGGCTACCTCGCGGCCAACCGCAACGCGCTCACGCACGCGGGCCGTCCGGTCCTCGGCTTCATCCGGCTCCAGTTGCCCACCGGCCGCGTCCTCGGCCCGATCGTCACGGTCTGGCTGCTGAGCGTGCTGGTGCTCATCCTGGAGCGGGACCTGGGGACGTCGCTGCTGTTCTTCGGCCTGTTCGTGATCCTGCTGTACATCGCCACCGGCCGCACCGGCTGGATCGCGGTGGGCCTCCTGCTCGCCTGCGCGGGCGCGATGGCCGTGGGCCGGCTGGAACCGCACGTCCACGGGCGGGTGCAGGACTGGCTGCACCCCTTCGCCTCGATCGACGCGGGGCTCGGGCCCAACCAACTCGCCCAGTCCCTCTTCGCGTTCGCCGCCGGCGGCATGCTCGGCACCGGTCTCGGGCTCGGCCACTCCATCCTGATCGGTTTCGCCGCCAAGTCGGACTTCATCCTCGCGACGGCGGGCGAGGAGCTGGGCCTGTCCGGGCTCTCGGCGATCTTCCTCCTCTACGCGCTCCTCGTGGAGCGCGGCTACCGGGCCGGCCTCGCCCTGCGCGATCCCTTCGGGCGCCTCCTCGCGATCGGCCTCGCCTCGATCGTGGCGCTCCAGGTCTTCGTGATCGCCGGCGGGGTGACCGGTCTGATCCCGCTGACCGGAATGGCGATGCCGTTCCTCGCCCAGGGCGGCTCCTCGGTCGTCACCAACTGGATCATCGTCGCGCTGCTGATCCGGATCAGCGATTCGGCACGCAGTCAGTACGACGGGACGGCGGCGCCGTGA
- a CDS encoding ATP-binding protein, giving the protein MRTLRALCRIPHWTATLTWKATAFLAVMCCGLAALLGVLVHVSVTDQTVGEARGRALDRLAEVTAAYEEGDRLPPGAGVDLPGLPAALRELATDGRRGTMVGGQDEHPTMWAAGPAGRGRALAVQFDYAQGAHAIDALDRAIVWSSALAIGATLLVGAFAVTRVTRRLHATARVARRISAGDLDARVNDPRTVHDPRTAYDTRTVHDSRGGVNPRTQRPTRPQDEVAAVAGALDTMAASLQGKLLSEQRFTADVAHELRTPLTGLHAAAELLPPGRPTELVRDRVATLRTLTEDLLEISRLDAGRERLELDSEPLAPLAGRVVWASGTETEVHVVRDTRVETDRRRLERVLGNLVANAHKHGRAPVTLTVDGPVVTVRDHGDGYPDYLLEHGPQRFRTEGGSKGHGLGLTIALGQAEVLGALLVFTNAPDGGALATLTLPQDAQDAQDERNERDERYERSSRNERDGENGGTDRDGGNGRDGDTGP; this is encoded by the coding sequence ATGCGCACCCTACGGGCCCTCTGCCGCATCCCCCACTGGACCGCCACCCTCACCTGGAAGGCGACCGCCTTCCTCGCGGTGATGTGCTGCGGCCTGGCCGCCCTCCTCGGCGTCCTCGTGCATGTGTCGGTGACCGACCAGACCGTCGGCGAGGCCCGCGGCCGCGCGCTCGACCGGCTGGCCGAGGTGACGGCTGCGTACGAGGAGGGCGACCGGCTGCCCCCGGGCGCGGGCGTCGACCTGCCGGGGCTGCCGGCCGCGCTGCGCGAGCTGGCCACCGACGGCCGGCGCGGCACGATGGTCGGCGGCCAGGACGAGCATCCCACCATGTGGGCGGCCGGACCCGCCGGCCGCGGGCGGGCACTCGCCGTGCAGTTCGACTACGCGCAGGGGGCCCACGCCATCGACGCCCTGGACCGGGCGATCGTGTGGTCCTCGGCGCTGGCGATCGGCGCGACGCTGCTGGTGGGGGCGTTCGCGGTGACCCGGGTGACCCGGCGGCTGCACGCGACGGCGCGGGTGGCCCGGCGGATCAGCGCCGGCGACCTGGACGCACGCGTCAACGACCCCCGCACCGTCCACGACCCCCGTACCGCCTACGACACCCGTACCGTCCACGACTCCCGGGGCGGCGTCAACCCCCGTACCCAGCGCCCGACACGTCCTCAGGACGAGGTGGCCGCGGTCGCCGGCGCGCTCGACACGATGGCGGCCTCGCTGCAGGGCAAACTGCTGAGCGAGCAGCGCTTCACCGCGGACGTGGCGCACGAGCTGCGCACCCCGCTGACCGGGCTGCACGCGGCGGCCGAGCTGCTGCCGCCGGGCCGGCCGACCGAGCTGGTGCGCGACCGGGTCGCCACGCTGCGCACGCTCACCGAGGATCTGCTGGAGATCTCCCGTCTGGACGCCGGACGGGAACGGCTGGAACTGGATTCGGAGCCCCTGGCCCCGCTGGCCGGCCGGGTGGTGTGGGCGTCGGGCACCGAGACCGAGGTCCATGTCGTGCGCGACACACGGGTGGAGACCGACCGGCGCCGCCTGGAGCGGGTGCTCGGCAATCTGGTGGCCAACGCGCACAAGCACGGCAGGGCGCCGGTGACGCTGACCGTCGACGGCCCGGTGGTGACCGTACGGGACCACGGCGACGGCTATCCGGACTACCTGCTGGAGCACGGGCCGCAGCGGTTCCGTACCGAGGGCGGCTCCAAGGGCCATGGCCTCGGTCTGACGATCGCGCTCGGCCAGGCGGAGGTGCTGGGCGCGCTGCTGGTCTTCACCAACGCTCCCGACGGTGGGGCCCTGGCGACCTTGACGCTCCCTCAGGACGCACAGGACGCACAGGACGAGCGGAACGAGCGGGACGAGCGATACGAGCGGAGCTCGCGGAACGAACGGGACGGGGAGAACGGTGGGACCGACCGGGACGGCGGGAACGGCCGCGACGGTGACACCGGTCCCTGA
- a CDS encoding dual specificity protein phosphatase family protein, translating into MRTRRRQPDVPAPQNPWSEIVPGLWMGGHAFAGPSGEPEFAVVHDEFDLVLTLLRLPGHGPDPGVEHHVWPIPDGPLDGTQLAGVIRLARAADDALEDGRRVLVRCYHGYNRSGLVVAHALILAGHSSDEAIRLIRGRRSPWALHNELFVEYLRAGLPTARLLEELAE; encoded by the coding sequence TTGCGGACTCGCAGAAGACAGCCCGATGTACCCGCTCCGCAGAACCCGTGGAGCGAGATCGTGCCCGGCCTGTGGATGGGCGGGCACGCCTTCGCGGGGCCCTCCGGGGAGCCGGAATTCGCCGTCGTGCACGATGAGTTCGACCTGGTCCTGACGCTGCTGCGGCTACCGGGGCACGGTCCGGACCCGGGCGTCGAGCACCATGTGTGGCCGATCCCGGACGGCCCCCTGGACGGCACGCAGCTGGCGGGCGTGATCCGTCTCGCGCGGGCCGCGGACGACGCGCTGGAGGACGGTCGCCGGGTCCTGGTCCGCTGCTACCACGGCTACAACCGCTCGGGGCTCGTCGTGGCGCACGCGCTGATCCTCGCGGGGCACAGCTCCGACGAGGCGATACGGCTGATCCGGGGCCGCCGCTCGCCGTGGGCCCTGCACAACGAACTGTTCGTGGAGTACCTGCGGGCCGGACTCCCCACCGCCCGGCTCCTGGAGGAACTGGCGGAGTAG
- a CDS encoding nuclease-related domain-containing protein: MNGLRVVPAWRHGQERLYVCLTDGRNVAWYDRDTARVNLLSEDRREDVLDTLAPFLTGPVTVGPPPVPTPAELARLTLHPDDDLAPNRPGEALVVALDRDPGPAHRLRPDPRRRALAAEQTVGDALDRLEGAGWHTVHSVPLPGGDRIHHLVIGPGGVFSVRAVYARKQRVLVTDPMVTVGRRESRPLLRQVRADAGRASYALTAEVRPVLALAGPAGLDVLSPLRELRVLQDTELSSLARLGGVLKPADVEALHAMARDRHTWL; encoded by the coding sequence ATGAACGGACTGCGGGTCGTACCGGCCTGGCGCCACGGACAGGAGCGCCTCTACGTGTGCCTGACCGACGGGAGGAACGTCGCCTGGTACGACCGTGACACGGCCCGGGTCAACCTGCTCAGCGAGGACCGGCGGGAGGACGTGCTCGACACCCTCGCCCCGTTCCTCACCGGCCCTGTGACCGTGGGTCCGCCTCCGGTCCCCACCCCGGCGGAGCTGGCCCGCCTCACCCTCCATCCGGACGACGACCTCGCGCCCAACCGGCCGGGCGAGGCACTGGTCGTCGCCCTCGACCGGGATCCGGGGCCGGCCCACCGGCTGCGGCCCGACCCGCGCCGCCGCGCGCTCGCCGCCGAGCAGACCGTCGGCGACGCCCTCGACCGGCTGGAGGGCGCGGGCTGGCACACCGTGCACTCGGTCCCCCTGCCCGGCGGTGACCGTATCCACCACCTGGTCATCGGACCCGGCGGTGTCTTCTCGGTCCGTGCCGTGTACGCCCGCAAGCAGCGGGTCCTCGTCACCGATCCCATGGTCACGGTCGGCCGCCGCGAGTCGCGCCCCCTGCTCCGGCAGGTCCGCGCCGACGCCGGCCGGGCCTCGTACGCGCTGACCGCCGAGGTCCGTCCCGTCCTGGCCCTGGCCGGGCCCGCGGGCCTCGACGTCCTCTCGCCGCTCCGTGAGCTGCGCGTGCTCCAGGACACCGAGCTGTCCTCCCTGGCCCGGCTGGGCGGGGTCCTGAAACCGGCGGACGTGGAGGCACTGCACGCGATGGCCCGTGACCGGCACACGTGGTTGTGA
- a CDS encoding ATP-binding protein yields the protein MPTWRLRDFHDDDLDQAIQIWDQNRQADDAAAVFPVSEVMAAARGGGPAVVAVAGNDMVGMAVAQVRGERAWITLVALSAAWRDRGIGSALIGELERRLRTQDVRRIGALLAPGATGTTALENSGYRARTGLVFYEKIEHLGAGEAGLLAELGGRLQPQGLWHALAGMEREKDAIERRIVLPLAEPELADRYGVAPPKAVILFGPPGTGKTSFAKAVASRLEWPFVELFPSRLAAGAEGLATSLRNTFAELAELETVVLFIDEVEEIAGARSGLAVDPGHGVTNELLKLIPGFRDHDERLLICATNSVRSLDQAFLRPGRFDYVIPVGPPDPVAREAIWRRYLGAAADRVELHRLVAASEMFTPADIEFAARKGAQAAFEREITDRRGVPAGTEDYLAAVADTRPTLTAQALTEFEEDIGRHVRM from the coding sequence ATGCCGACGTGGCGACTGCGGGACTTCCACGACGATGATCTCGACCAGGCGATCCAGATTTGGGACCAGAACCGGCAGGCGGACGACGCCGCCGCCGTCTTCCCGGTCTCCGAGGTCATGGCGGCGGCCCGGGGCGGCGGCCCCGCCGTGGTCGCCGTGGCCGGGAACGACATGGTGGGCATGGCGGTGGCACAGGTCCGGGGCGAACGGGCCTGGATCACGCTGGTGGCGCTCTCCGCCGCGTGGCGCGACCGGGGCATCGGCAGCGCCCTGATCGGTGAACTCGAACGCCGGCTGCGGACCCAGGACGTACGGCGGATCGGGGCACTGCTCGCCCCGGGGGCGACCGGGACGACGGCACTGGAGAACTCCGGCTACCGGGCGCGCACCGGGCTGGTCTTCTACGAGAAGATCGAGCATCTCGGCGCGGGCGAGGCGGGTCTGCTCGCGGAGCTCGGCGGGAGGCTGCAGCCGCAGGGGCTCTGGCACGCGCTCGCCGGGATGGAACGGGAGAAGGACGCCATCGAGCGGCGGATCGTGCTGCCGCTGGCCGAGCCCGAGCTCGCCGACCGGTACGGGGTGGCGCCGCCGAAGGCGGTCATCCTCTTCGGGCCTCCCGGCACCGGGAAGACCAGCTTCGCGAAGGCGGTCGCCTCCCGGCTGGAGTGGCCGTTCGTGGAGCTGTTCCCGTCCCGGCTGGCGGCGGGCGCCGAGGGGCTCGCCACGTCGCTGCGGAACACCTTCGCCGAGCTGGCGGAACTGGAGACGGTGGTGCTGTTCATCGACGAGGTCGAGGAGATCGCCGGCGCCCGGTCCGGTCTGGCCGTCGATCCCGGCCACGGTGTCACCAACGAGCTGCTGAAACTGATCCCCGGCTTCCGCGACCACGACGAGCGGCTGCTGATCTGCGCCACGAACTCCGTCCGCTCACTGGATCAGGCGTTCCTGCGGCCCGGGAGGTTCGACTACGTCATCCCGGTGGGCCCGCCCGATCCGGTGGCCCGGGAGGCCATCTGGCGGCGCTATCTCGGGGCCGCCGCCGACCGGGTCGAGCTGCACCGGCTGGTGGCGGCGAGTGAGATGTTCACCCCCGCCGACATCGAGTTCGCCGCCCGCAAGGGCGCCCAGGCCGCGTTCGAGCGCGAGATCACCGACCGCCGGGGCGTGCCGGCCGGTACCGAGGACTACCTGGCGGCGGTCGCCGACACCCGCCCGACCCTCACCGCGCAGGCCCTCACCGAGTTCGAGGAGGACATCGGGCGTCACGTACGGATGTGA
- the ligD gene encoding non-homologous end-joining DNA ligase, which translates to MTPITEVEGRRLALTNLEKVVYPATGFTKGEVLHYCATTAAPLLAHLHDRPVSFLRYPDGPDGQVFFTKNVPPGTPAWVQAAEVPRTEGPARMVLIQDLPSLMWAANLVTEFHTPQWRADAPGAADRLVFDLDPGAPATVVECCEVALWLRERLAADGIAAYAKTSGSKGLHLLAALVPVASEDVSAYAKELAVEAERALPGLVTHRMTKSLRPGKVFVDHSQNAARKTTATPYTLRARTTPTVSAPVTWDEVADCGEPERLVFHAGDIASRLERYGDLLAPLLDPGRAHALP; encoded by the coding sequence ATGACGCCGATCACCGAGGTGGAGGGACGGCGGCTCGCGCTCACCAACCTGGAGAAGGTCGTCTACCCGGCGACCGGCTTCACGAAGGGCGAGGTCCTGCACTACTGCGCGACGACCGCGGCCCCGCTGCTGGCACACCTCCACGACCGGCCGGTCTCCTTCCTGCGCTATCCCGACGGACCGGACGGCCAGGTCTTCTTCACCAAGAACGTGCCGCCCGGCACCCCCGCCTGGGTCCAGGCCGCGGAGGTCCCCCGGACGGAGGGCCCCGCCCGTATGGTCCTGATCCAGGACCTCCCCTCGCTCATGTGGGCCGCGAACCTCGTCACCGAGTTCCACACACCGCAGTGGCGGGCGGACGCGCCCGGCGCGGCGGACCGGCTGGTGTTCGACCTGGACCCCGGCGCCCCCGCGACGGTCGTCGAGTGCTGCGAGGTCGCCCTGTGGCTGCGGGAGCGGCTGGCGGCGGACGGAATCGCGGCGTACGCGAAGACGTCCGGCTCGAAGGGGCTGCATCTGCTGGCGGCGCTGGTGCCGGTGGCGTCCGAGGACGTCAGCGCGTACGCGAAGGAGCTGGCCGTCGAGGCGGAGCGCGCGCTGCCGGGCCTGGTCACACACCGGATGACGAAGAGCCTGCGGCCGGGAAAGGTCTTCGTCGACCACAGCCAGAACGCCGCGCGCAAGACCACGGCGACGCCGTACACCCTGCGGGCCCGGACCACGCCCACCGTCTCCGCGCCCGTCACCTGGGACGAGGTCGCGGACTGCGGTGAGCCGGAGCGGCTCGTCTTCCACGCCGGGGACATCGCGTCACGGCTGGAGCGGTACGGCGATCTGCTGGCACCGCTGCTGGATCCGGGCCGCGCGCACGCCTTGCCGTGA
- a CDS encoding Ku protein, whose translation MLHVRSIWNGAISFGLVSIPIKLVNATESHSISFRQIHLDDGGRIRYRKFCELEDREVTTGEIGKAYEDGDGSLIPVTDEDLASLPIPTARTIEIVAFVPADRIDPLQMDTAYYLSANGVPAAKPYILLREALKRSRKVAIAKFALRGRERLGMLRVVDDVIAMHGLLWPDEIRGTDEVAPDANVTVRDQELDLADALMDTLGEVDLADLHDDYRDAVEELIAAKASGEQAPAAPAGEKAGGKVLDLMAALEKSVRAAKESRGEETDGARGAKTEERTGGKAEETGGTAEVTPLPARRSARTAPKSVGGKKSTSTAKKTAAKKTATKKATGKASSGTTARTATKSTAQGTAKGAAKKTAAKKNTATAKKTTPRKRASA comes from the coding sequence GTGCTGCACGTGCGATCCATCTGGAACGGCGCCATCTCCTTCGGGCTGGTCAGTATCCCGATCAAGCTCGTGAACGCGACGGAGAGCCACTCGATCTCCTTCCGCCAGATCCACCTCGACGACGGTGGCCGCATCCGGTACCGGAAGTTCTGCGAACTGGAGGACCGCGAGGTCACCACCGGTGAGATCGGCAAGGCGTACGAGGACGGCGACGGCTCGCTGATCCCGGTCACGGACGAGGACCTCGCCTCGCTGCCGATCCCGACCGCCAGGACGATCGAGATCGTGGCCTTCGTGCCGGCCGACCGGATCGACCCGCTCCAGATGGACACGGCCTACTACCTGTCCGCGAACGGCGTCCCCGCCGCCAAGCCGTACATCCTGCTGCGCGAGGCCCTCAAGCGCAGCCGGAAGGTCGCCATCGCGAAGTTCGCGCTGCGCGGACGGGAGCGGCTCGGGATGCTGCGGGTGGTGGACGACGTGATCGCCATGCACGGGCTGCTCTGGCCGGACGAGATCCGCGGTACGGACGAGGTCGCCCCGGACGCGAACGTGACCGTCCGCGACCAGGAACTCGACCTGGCCGACGCCCTCATGGACACCCTCGGCGAGGTCGACCTCGCGGACCTGCACGACGACTACCGCGACGCCGTGGAGGAGCTGATCGCCGCCAAGGCCTCCGGCGAACAGGCGCCGGCCGCGCCCGCCGGGGAGAAGGCGGGTGGCAAGGTGCTCGACCTGATGGCCGCCCTGGAGAAGAGCGTGCGCGCGGCGAAGGAGTCCCGCGGCGAGGAGACGGACGGGGCGAGGGGCGCGAAGACCGAGGAGCGGACCGGTGGGAAGGCCGAGGAGACCGGCGGGACCGCCGAGGTCACCCCGCTCCCGGCCCGAAGGTCGGCTCGTACGGCACCGAAGTCGGTCGGAGGGAAGAAGTCCACGTCGACCGCGAAGAAGACGGCGGCGAAGAAGACGGCGACGAAGAAGGCCACGGGGAAGGCGTCCTCCGGGACCACCGCCCGGACGGCCACGAAGTCGACGGCCCAGGGGACGGCCAAGGGCGCGGCCAAGAAGACGGCCGCCAAGAAGAACACCGCCACCGCGAAGAAGACCACCCCGCGCAAACGGGCCTCGGCCTGA
- a CDS encoding beta-ketoacyl synthase, which yields MHYSSDVPVQPHAVTVAEVIPGDLLALSDQDVKESTWYSVMHTSPETPHTIRLTLRPPLGGKDHDAVFERGRQVTVACRRLDVAAIPETVSSDLDTVEFRDGDRVGSLRVVDPGAVEESYTRRWGQWYPDLDSGTQEPISDAEVRERAARAVRQGHVVRHHPRPRRSAGARAPRRVVVTGLGAVTPLGVGVGELWQGLLEGRCGIRELEGEEFAGLPVRIAGTVPVDPVGLLPRPQARRMNRSAQFAVLAAREAWQDAGFDPAGTGESGLAPDRVGVSVGSILGDASVLVGGDRRLRDRGPRAVSPLTTPMTVPSQAASQVSLALRITGEARTVTSACASGTEAVGQAIDRIRYGRVDVALAGGAEAVVTPAIMASFAAMRALSAHPIGSTSPSRPFAGDRDGFVNGEGAGFLLLEAEEHARARRARVYCEAAGWGLSADAHHMAAPDPSGSGVALALRRAVQDAGAHVVDVVHVNAHATATVDGDLAEANALRAVLGGRVPVTALKGHLGHLQGAAGGVEAVATVLTLHHGLIPPTIGCDVQDDAIGLDVVTKSPRPLPAFGDLALSNSFGFGGHNAVLAFRRTG from the coding sequence ATGCACTATTCCTCCGACGTTCCCGTACAGCCCCACGCCGTCACCGTCGCCGAAGTGATTCCCGGTGATCTTCTCGCCCTCTCGGATCAGGACGTGAAGGAGAGCACCTGGTACTCGGTGATGCACACCTCGCCCGAGACTCCGCACACCATTCGACTGACATTGCGGCCGCCGCTCGGCGGGAAGGATCACGACGCGGTATTCGAGCGAGGTCGTCAAGTGACCGTCGCCTGCCGTCGGTTGGACGTGGCGGCAATTCCCGAGACCGTCTCCTCCGATCTCGATACGGTGGAATTCCGGGACGGAGACCGCGTCGGTTCGCTGCGCGTCGTGGACCCCGGGGCCGTCGAGGAGTCGTACACCCGTAGGTGGGGCCAGTGGTACCCGGATCTGGACAGCGGGACCCAGGAACCGATCTCGGACGCGGAGGTGCGGGAGCGGGCCGCGCGAGCCGTCCGGCAGGGACACGTCGTACGCCATCACCCGCGTCCGCGCCGGTCCGCCGGGGCCCGTGCGCCGCGCCGGGTCGTCGTCACCGGGCTCGGCGCCGTGACGCCCCTCGGTGTCGGAGTCGGGGAACTGTGGCAGGGGCTGCTCGAAGGCCGCTGCGGCATACGCGAGTTGGAGGGCGAGGAGTTCGCCGGACTGCCGGTGCGGATCGCGGGGACCGTGCCCGTGGACCCCGTCGGACTGCTGCCCCGGCCGCAGGCGCGGCGGATGAACCGGTCCGCCCAGTTCGCGGTGCTCGCCGCCCGCGAGGCCTGGCAGGACGCCGGATTCGACCCCGCCGGCACGGGGGAGAGCGGGCTCGCCCCCGATCGGGTCGGCGTCTCGGTCGGCTCCATCCTCGGCGACGCCTCCGTCCTGGTCGGCGGCGACCGCAGGCTGCGCGACCGCGGACCGCGCGCGGTCTCCCCGCTGACCACGCCGATGACCGTGCCCTCGCAGGCCGCGTCGCAGGTGTCGCTCGCCCTGCGCATCACCGGCGAGGCCCGCACCGTGACCAGCGCGTGCGCCTCCGGCACCGAGGCCGTCGGGCAGGCCATCGACCGCATCCGGTACGGGCGGGTCGACGTCGCCCTCGCCGGGGGCGCCGAGGCCGTGGTCACCCCGGCGATCATGGCCTCCTTCGCCGCGATGCGCGCGCTGTCCGCCCACCCGATCGGATCCACCAGCCCCTCCCGGCCGTTCGCCGGCGACCGCGACGGCTTCGTGAACGGCGAGGGCGCCGGGTTCCTGCTCCTGGAGGCCGAGGAGCACGCGCGGGCACGCCGGGCGCGCGTCTACTGCGAGGCCGCCGGCTGGGGCCTGTCCGCGGACGCCCACCACATGGCCGCGCCCGACCCGTCCGGCAGCGGCGTGGCACTGGCGCTGCGCCGGGCCGTCCAGGACGCGGGCGCCCACGTCGTCGACGTCGTCCACGTCAACGCGCACGCCACCGCCACCGTCGACGGCGATCTCGCCGAGGCGAACGCCCTGCGCGCCGTGCTCGGCGGGCGGGTGCCCGTCACCGCGCTCAAGGGGCATCTCGGCCATCTCCAGGGAGCCGCGGGCGGTGTGGAGGCCGTCGCCACGGTGCTCACCCTCCATCACGGCCTCATCCCGCCCACCATCGGCTGTGACGTCCAGGACGACGCCATCGGCCTGGACGTGGTGACCAAGAGCCCCCGCCCGCTGCCCGCGTTCGGCGACCTCGCCCTCAGCAACTCGTTCGGATTCGGCGGCCACAACGCGGTACTGGCGTTTCGCCGGACGGGTTGA
- a CDS encoding LysR family transcriptional regulator has translation MELRQLEYFVAVAEEANFTRAAARLHVVQSAVSTTIKNLERELRTPLLERTPKRVLLTDAGAALLPRAHAALDAAREAADAVGEVRGGLRGTLRLGAIATVGVIDLPVFLGEFHRRHPGVFLQTSAAPSGSQGLVDALLERRLDLAFVSGSGPRPTGITLTPLATSVLDLVVPAAHPLARRRTVSITELAGLDFVDFPAGYSNRTVADRAFTTASVPHQVAIEITDLTTGVAYVRNGLGVALLPRVALGKGQDVATLTVDDADLEWEFSLAAPSERPPGAAARAMLDMAHEFLWQA, from the coding sequence GTGGAACTGCGCCAGCTCGAGTACTTCGTCGCCGTCGCCGAGGAAGCGAACTTCACCCGTGCCGCCGCACGGCTGCACGTCGTCCAGTCCGCGGTCTCCACCACGATCAAGAACCTCGAGCGAGAACTCCGCACGCCGCTGCTGGAACGCACCCCCAAGCGCGTGCTGCTCACCGACGCCGGTGCTGCCCTGCTGCCGCGCGCCCACGCCGCTCTCGACGCCGCCCGGGAGGCCGCGGACGCGGTGGGCGAGGTCCGCGGCGGACTGCGCGGCACACTGCGGCTGGGCGCGATAGCCACGGTCGGGGTCATCGACCTCCCCGTGTTCCTCGGTGAATTCCACCGGCGTCATCCCGGCGTGTTCCTGCAGACCAGCGCCGCTCCCTCCGGCTCCCAGGGCCTGGTCGACGCCCTCCTCGAACGGCGGCTCGACCTCGCCTTCGTCTCGGGGTCCGGACCACGCCCGACCGGCATCACGCTGACCCCCCTGGCCACCTCGGTGCTCGACCTCGTCGTGCCGGCCGCCCATCCGCTCGCGAGACGCCGCACCGTGTCGATCACCGAACTGGCCGGCCTGGACTTCGTCGACTTCCCCGCGGGCTACAGCAACCGGACCGTTGCCGACCGGGCCTTCACCACCGCCTCCGTCCCCCATCAGGTCGCCATCGAGATCACCGACCTCACCACCGGCGTGGCCTACGTCCGAAACGGCCTGGGCGTGGCGCTGCTGCCGCGGGTCGCCCTCGGCAAGGGACAGGACGTCGCCACCCTGACCGTCGACGACGCCGACCTGGAATGGGAGTTTTCACTCGCCGCTCCGTCCGAGCGCCCGCCAGGTGCCGCGGCACGTGCCATGCTCGACATGGCCCACGAGTTCCTCTGGCAAGCGTGA